From a single Catenulispora sp. EB89 genomic region:
- a CDS encoding DUF4232 domain-containing protein: MHRISGAAGALTAVAAISTLTAADSGARTGTETGAEHNARSCSALTAEIVPLPGAAAGATFTDLVVVNHGKNTCTLPGQPRLQYLDAKHRPIAVAFSPDQSVPPHRLPPGGSAAMAVGYGTDGNPPCDATIAYVRVTPPGTDVPYGGATHCADDTTYEGNWVTGSYAAPH; the protein is encoded by the coding sequence ATGCATCGGATTTCCGGGGCCGCCGGAGCACTGACGGCCGTGGCCGCCATCAGTACGCTGACCGCCGCCGATTCCGGGGCGAGGACCGGGACGGAGACCGGCGCCGAGCACAACGCGCGCTCCTGCTCCGCGCTCACGGCCGAGATCGTGCCGTTGCCAGGCGCCGCGGCGGGAGCCACGTTCACCGACCTCGTCGTCGTCAACCACGGCAAGAACACCTGCACGCTGCCCGGGCAGCCCCGGCTCCAGTACCTCGACGCGAAACACCGGCCGATCGCGGTCGCGTTCAGTCCCGATCAGAGCGTGCCGCCGCACAGACTGCCTCCGGGCGGCTCGGCGGCGATGGCCGTCGGCTACGGCACCGACGGCAATCCGCCGTGCGACGCCACGATCGCTTACGTGCGCGTGACCCCGCCGGGCACCGATGTCCCCTACGGCGGCGCGACGCATTGCGCGGACGACACCACC
- a CDS encoding MOSC domain-containing protein, with protein sequence MTAARLISVNVGQPRDVELNGEIKQTAIFKDPVPGRVKVVDHHVDGDRQADQVNHAGVHKAVYAYAREDLDFWAAELGREIEDGFVGENLTITGYDVSHAVVGERWRVGGVEFEVAQPRIPCWKLGVRAGDKSMTRRFELALRPGAYLRVVAEGEVGAGDTVEVLSRPEHGFTVADASRIFHRDRAEAARLLAVDELAPPLKQWARKRLGLELEEEGG encoded by the coding sequence ATGACCGCTGCGCGCCTGATTTCCGTCAACGTCGGGCAGCCCCGCGATGTGGAGCTGAACGGCGAGATCAAGCAGACCGCCATCTTCAAGGACCCGGTGCCGGGCCGGGTGAAGGTCGTCGACCACCACGTCGACGGCGACCGGCAGGCCGACCAGGTGAACCACGCCGGCGTGCACAAGGCGGTCTACGCCTACGCCCGCGAGGACCTCGACTTCTGGGCCGCCGAACTCGGCCGCGAGATCGAGGACGGATTCGTCGGCGAGAACCTCACGATCACCGGCTACGACGTCAGCCACGCCGTGGTCGGCGAGCGCTGGCGGGTCGGCGGCGTCGAGTTCGAGGTGGCGCAGCCCCGGATCCCCTGCTGGAAGCTCGGCGTGCGGGCCGGGGACAAGAGCATGACCCGGCGGTTCGAGCTGGCCCTGCGGCCCGGCGCCTACCTGCGGGTGGTCGCCGAGGGCGAGGTCGGGGCCGGCGACACCGTCGAGGTTCTGTCCCGGCCCGAGCACGGCTTCACCGTCGCCGACGCCTCCCGGATCTTCCACCGCGACCGGGCCGAGGCAGCCCGGCTGCTGGCGGTCGACGAACTCGCGCCGCCGCTGAAGCAGTGGGCCCGCAAGCGGCTCGGGCTGGAACTCGAAGAGGAAGGCGGCTGA
- the hemW gene encoding radical SAM family heme chaperone HemW: MPGVPLDGEPVPTDGSLPPQALAEPDLSRTPLAFYIHVPYCATRCGYCDFNTYTASELGGGASQATYGATAIEEIRLARKVLGGADLPVQTVFFGGGTPTMLPAADLVALLGAVRDEFGLAPDAEITTEANPESVDPAYLAELRAGGFTRISFGMQSAREHVLQILDRRHTPGRPEACVREARAAGFEHVNLDLIYGTPGESDDDWRASLDAAIGAAPDHVSAYSLIVEDGTRLAARVKRGELPMIDDDVHADRYLIADQALAAAGYGWYEVSNWAATPQGRSRHNLLYWTGANWWGVGPGAHSHVGGTRWWNVKHPSAYSQRIAAGRSPAHAREVLDAEDRRVERILLELRLDSGCDISILNPAGRQAAIGAAAEGLLDPRSLAEGFAVLTLKGRLLADAVVRDLVD, encoded by the coding sequence ATGCCAGGTGTCCCTCTCGACGGTGAACCCGTCCCCACTGACGGATCGCTGCCGCCGCAGGCCCTCGCCGAGCCCGACCTGTCCCGCACGCCGCTCGCGTTCTACATCCACGTCCCGTACTGCGCGACCCGCTGCGGCTACTGCGACTTCAACACCTACACCGCCTCCGAACTCGGCGGCGGCGCCTCGCAGGCCACCTACGGCGCCACCGCGATCGAGGAGATCCGGCTGGCGCGCAAGGTGCTCGGCGGCGCGGATCTGCCGGTGCAGACGGTGTTCTTCGGCGGCGGTACGCCGACCATGCTCCCGGCCGCCGACCTCGTCGCGTTGCTCGGCGCGGTCCGCGACGAGTTCGGGCTGGCCCCGGACGCCGAGATCACCACCGAGGCCAACCCCGAGTCGGTGGATCCGGCGTACCTGGCCGAGCTGCGCGCCGGCGGGTTCACCCGGATCTCGTTCGGCATGCAGAGCGCTCGCGAGCACGTGTTGCAGATCCTGGACCGCCGGCACACCCCCGGGCGCCCCGAGGCGTGCGTCCGCGAGGCGCGCGCGGCCGGGTTCGAGCACGTCAACCTCGACCTGATCTACGGCACGCCCGGCGAGAGCGACGACGACTGGCGCGCGTCCCTGGACGCCGCGATCGGCGCCGCCCCCGACCACGTCTCGGCGTACTCGCTGATCGTCGAGGACGGCACCCGCCTGGCGGCCCGCGTGAAGCGCGGCGAGCTGCCGATGATCGACGACGACGTCCACGCCGACCGCTACCTGATCGCCGACCAGGCCCTGGCCGCCGCCGGCTACGGCTGGTACGAGGTCTCCAACTGGGCCGCCACGCCGCAGGGGCGCTCACGCCACAACCTGCTCTACTGGACCGGCGCCAACTGGTGGGGCGTCGGTCCCGGCGCGCACAGCCACGTCGGCGGCACGCGCTGGTGGAACGTCAAGCATCCGAGCGCCTACTCGCAGCGGATCGCGGCCGGCCGGTCCCCGGCGCACGCCCGCGAGGTGCTGGACGCCGAGGACCGCCGCGTCGAGCGGATCCTGTTGGAACTGCGGCTGGACTCCGGCTGCGACATCAGCATCCTCAATCCCGCCGGACGCCAGGCCGCGATCGGCGCCGCGGCCGAGGGACTGCTCGATCCGCGGTCACTGGCCGAGGGGTTTGCAGTCCTTACGCTCAAGGGAAGACTGCTGGCAGACGCGGTTGTCCGGGATCTCGTCGACTGA
- a CDS encoding SDR family NAD(P)-dependent oxidoreductase codes for MTASKTVLITGTSSGIGLAAAVGAARAGWDVVATMRDPGKAGHLLAEAGAVGVGGRIHVEYLDVTDAAGIRSTVARAAAAHGGLDAVVNNAGAGVVGTIEVAGMDPVRAAMEVNYFGVVEVTRATMPHLRESKGRLVTVTSVGGVVGQPFNEAYCAAKFAVEGFMEALTSVAATVGVRVSVVEPGAVASEFVASQRLDVPALVAAAGPYGPALQAYIDRARQSFGNAQSAEEAAATIVDVLQAEEPPFRVQTSEWARGFVGGKLADVDGSAVQAVMAQWVGGA; via the coding sequence ATGACTGCGTCGAAGACCGTCCTGATCACGGGTACCTCCTCCGGCATCGGCCTGGCCGCGGCGGTCGGCGCCGCGCGTGCCGGCTGGGACGTCGTGGCCACGATGCGCGATCCCGGCAAGGCCGGCCACCTGCTGGCCGAGGCCGGTGCCGTGGGCGTCGGGGGCCGCATCCACGTCGAGTACCTGGACGTCACCGACGCGGCCGGCATCCGGTCGACGGTGGCCCGCGCCGCCGCCGCGCACGGCGGGCTGGACGCCGTGGTGAACAACGCCGGAGCCGGCGTGGTCGGCACGATCGAGGTCGCAGGCATGGACCCGGTCCGGGCGGCCATGGAGGTCAACTACTTCGGCGTGGTGGAGGTCACCCGCGCGACGATGCCGCACCTGCGCGAGTCCAAGGGCCGGCTGGTCACGGTCACCAGCGTCGGCGGCGTGGTCGGGCAGCCGTTCAACGAGGCGTACTGCGCGGCGAAGTTCGCCGTCGAGGGCTTCATGGAGGCGCTGACGTCGGTCGCGGCGACGGTCGGGGTGCGGGTGAGCGTGGTCGAGCCCGGCGCGGTGGCCAGCGAGTTCGTCGCCAGCCAGCGGCTCGACGTGCCCGCGCTGGTGGCCGCGGCCGGTCCGTACGGCCCTGCGCTCCAGGCCTACATCGACCGTGCACGGCAGTCGTTCGGCAACGCGCAGAGCGCCGAGGAGGCCGCCGCGACGATCGTCGACGTCCTGCAGGCCGAGGAGCCGCCGTTCCGCGTCCAGACCTCGGAATGGGCCCGCGGGTTCGTCGGGGGCAAGCTGGCCGACGTCGACGGTTCGGCCGTGCAGGCCGTGATGGCGCAGTGGGTCGGCGGCGCCTGA
- a CDS encoding MFS transporter, whose amino-acid sequence MQRTMAVATFVNTIGNGMYMTVMVMYFTRSVGLPASQVGLGLTVAGLFGLVAGVPVGHLADRRGPREVSVVLGVLSGLVMVAFTMVHGFWQFLGVAIVENLVASSNRAARGAMIARFGGEEKAVFRAYLRSVTNVGIALGGVAGGLGLIFDTRAWYVGLIGFNAVTFLVSSAIALRVPRMDPLPVPPGADRWIALGDRRFLACAALIGVMSMQFEVLLFAAPLWIAKLGHAPRWTVGAVLVVNTVLVAGLQVRMSRGVDTVAKGVRATVRSGWIFAGAAVLFGSIGWVPAWAAVVLLVVAAAVHSIGEIVQQAGVFELGYELAAEHAQGQYQGLLGMITGAAMSLAPGIYSLACVDWAPAGWFAVGAVFAAAGCAMPLAVRIRPPALLAAAEAGAEAGAAQAVAVVPAV is encoded by the coding sequence GTGCAGAGAACCATGGCCGTGGCCACGTTCGTCAACACGATCGGCAACGGCATGTACATGACCGTCATGGTCATGTACTTCACGCGCTCGGTCGGCCTGCCGGCCTCGCAGGTCGGCCTCGGCCTGACCGTCGCGGGCCTGTTCGGACTCGTCGCGGGCGTCCCGGTCGGACACCTCGCGGACCGGCGCGGGCCGCGTGAGGTGAGTGTCGTGCTCGGGGTGCTGTCCGGGCTGGTGATGGTGGCGTTCACCATGGTCCACGGCTTCTGGCAGTTTCTCGGGGTGGCGATCGTCGAGAACCTGGTCGCCTCCAGCAACCGGGCCGCGCGCGGGGCGATGATCGCGCGGTTCGGGGGCGAGGAGAAGGCGGTGTTCCGGGCGTATCTGCGCTCGGTCACCAACGTCGGGATCGCGTTGGGCGGCGTGGCCGGCGGGCTCGGCCTGATCTTCGACACCCGCGCCTGGTACGTCGGGCTGATCGGGTTCAACGCGGTGACGTTCCTGGTGTCCTCGGCGATCGCGCTGCGCGTGCCGCGGATGGATCCGCTGCCGGTGCCGCCGGGGGCCGACCGGTGGATCGCGCTGGGGGACCGGCGGTTCCTGGCCTGCGCGGCGCTGATCGGCGTGATGAGCATGCAGTTCGAGGTGCTGCTGTTCGCGGCGCCGCTGTGGATCGCCAAGCTGGGGCACGCTCCGCGCTGGACCGTTGGCGCGGTCCTGGTGGTCAACACGGTGCTGGTCGCGGGGTTGCAGGTGCGGATGAGCCGGGGTGTGGACACGGTCGCCAAGGGGGTGCGGGCGACGGTGCGGTCCGGGTGGATCTTCGCCGGGGCCGCGGTGCTGTTCGGGTCGATCGGGTGGGTGCCGGCGTGGGCCGCGGTGGTGCTGCTGGTGGTGGCCGCCGCGGTGCACTCGATCGGGGAGATCGTGCAGCAGGCCGGGGTGTTCGAGCTCGGGTACGAGTTGGCCGCCGAGCACGCGCAGGGGCAGTACCAGGGCCTGCTCGGGATGATCACGGGCGCCGCGATGTCGCTGGCGCCCGGGATCTACTCGCTGGCCTGTGTGGACTGGGCGCCGGCCGGGTGGTTCGCGGTCGGGGCGGTGTTCGCGGCCGCCGGATGCGCGATGCCGCTGGCGGTGCGGATCCGGCCGCCGGCGCTGCTGGCCGCTGCGGAGGCCGGAGCGGAGGCCGGAGCGGCGCAGGCGGTGGCGGTGGTGCCGGCGGTCTGA
- a CDS encoding GNAT family N-acetyltransferase: MWLMFRHDMSEFAGQLPNPDGSFRSEWLQSALEDENWAAYLALVGDRPAGFAFVRALEQPTRVLNSFFIVRGARRGGYGMRFVKQVLAAHPGPWEIAFQERNVQGAKFWRRVAAEVAGDAWHEEVRPPLTGGTVPNVWVVIP, from the coding sequence ATGTGGCTGATGTTCCGGCACGACATGTCGGAGTTCGCCGGGCAGCTGCCGAATCCGGACGGGTCGTTCCGGAGCGAGTGGCTGCAGTCGGCGCTGGAGGACGAGAACTGGGCTGCGTACTTGGCACTCGTGGGCGACCGGCCTGCGGGGTTCGCGTTCGTGCGGGCTCTGGAACAGCCGACTCGGGTGCTGAACAGCTTCTTCATCGTGCGCGGCGCGCGGCGGGGCGGGTACGGGATGCGGTTCGTCAAGCAGGTGTTGGCCGCGCATCCGGGGCCGTGGGAGATCGCGTTTCAGGAGCGGAACGTCCAGGGCGCGAAGTTCTGGCGGCGGGTGGCCGCCGAGGTCGCCGGGGACGCGTGGCACGAAGAGGTGCGGCCGCCGCTGACCGGCGGGACGGTGCCGAACGTGTGGGTCGTTATTCCGTAG
- a CDS encoding RNA ligase family protein has product MRVHYPRTPHLPWSPGATADDVRARDLAGLVGRRVVVTEKMDGENTTLYGDGLHARSLDSAHHPSRAWVKALHSRVAMRIPEGWRICGENLFAEHSISYSELDGYFYGFSVWDGERCLDWASTVSFLQGLGIPTPRVLWAGTFDEKAIQKQLKLDLSRQEGYVVRAAEEFSYKEFAERVAKWVRPSHVQTDTHWMHAEVVPNGLGAQAPFWAVRSGVDVDAEELSAALSIGAPKKDDVLADAYVRLDSAGCHGNARLVGAVAALTHREPRAMLMASLAASLEMPTVRRIADVVGLAPRLQMSFDDEHRRAGLARMSFGADLAVLHAVAAATAADKAATENVAWSVLFAEDSGLLPESPIEALRIACREAFAELSARAADRCWGEARQLFAEGRLASSEEAVAATWRWRDGAFPKVLHMVGVSGSGKSSTATALAGRENTVLVSLDDLRTERGSRSDQSANQEVLTEGLRLLDEALSQGTDVVWDATSLTRQQRGLVGGVARRRNALTEYVVHLAPGSVLEKRNAGRAHPVPAKVLAAQVRRFDPPYPGEAHRAVYVDMVGEDSAFDVLGSSVWEG; this is encoded by the coding sequence ATGCGAGTCCACTATCCCCGTACGCCTCATCTGCCGTGGTCGCCTGGCGCCACCGCGGATGATGTGCGTGCGCGGGATCTGGCAGGGCTCGTAGGGCGCCGCGTCGTGGTCACCGAAAAGATGGACGGGGAGAACACGACGCTGTATGGGGACGGGCTGCACGCGCGGTCTTTGGACTCGGCGCACCATCCGTCGCGCGCTTGGGTGAAGGCGTTGCATAGTCGGGTGGCGATGCGGATCCCCGAGGGGTGGCGGATCTGTGGGGAGAACCTGTTCGCCGAGCATTCGATCTCTTATAGCGAGCTGGACGGGTACTTCTACGGGTTCTCCGTATGGGACGGCGAGCGGTGCCTTGACTGGGCATCCACGGTGAGTTTCCTCCAGGGGCTGGGGATCCCGACGCCGCGTGTCCTGTGGGCCGGGACCTTCGATGAGAAGGCGATCCAGAAGCAGCTGAAGCTGGATCTGAGCCGGCAGGAGGGGTACGTAGTACGGGCCGCGGAGGAGTTCTCCTATAAGGAGTTCGCGGAGAGGGTCGCCAAGTGGGTTCGGCCGTCGCATGTGCAGACGGACACGCACTGGATGCACGCTGAGGTGGTGCCGAACGGGCTCGGGGCTCAGGCGCCGTTCTGGGCTGTCCGGAGCGGCGTGGATGTCGATGCCGAGGAGCTTTCCGCGGCGCTCTCTATAGGAGCTCCCAAGAAGGACGACGTACTGGCTGACGCCTATGTGCGTCTCGACTCCGCAGGCTGTCACGGGAACGCGCGCCTGGTCGGCGCCGTCGCCGCACTGACGCATCGCGAACCGCGCGCAATGCTTATGGCGAGCCTCGCAGCGTCTCTGGAGATGCCGACTGTGCGACGCATCGCTGATGTCGTCGGGCTCGCTCCTCGTCTGCAGATGTCCTTCGATGATGAACACCGCCGGGCAGGGCTCGCGCGGATGTCGTTCGGTGCTGACTTGGCGGTGCTTCACGCTGTTGCTGCCGCTACGGCTGCGGACAAGGCTGCCACTGAGAACGTCGCGTGGTCGGTCTTGTTCGCAGAGGACTCAGGGCTGCTGCCGGAATCCCCTATAGAGGCGCTACGCATAGCGTGCCGAGAAGCGTTTGCCGAGCTCTCTGCGCGCGCCGCTGATCGCTGCTGGGGCGAAGCACGTCAGCTGTTCGCGGAGGGGCGTCTCGCTTCTTCTGAAGAAGCTGTGGCGGCGACGTGGAGATGGCGGGACGGTGCGTTTCCCAAGGTGCTCCATATGGTCGGGGTATCCGGTAGCGGCAAGAGTTCTACGGCGACTGCGCTTGCCGGTCGCGAGAACACGGTGCTCGTCAGCCTTGACGATCTGCGCACGGAGCGCGGATCGCGGTCTGATCAGTCGGCGAACCAAGAGGTGCTGACGGAGGGACTGCGGTTGCTCGACGAAGCGCTGTCGCAGGGGACGGATGTGGTCTGGGACGCGACTTCTCTTACGCGGCAGCAGCGGGGTTTGGTGGGTGGCGTCGCACGACGCCGCAATGCTCTGACGGAGTACGTGGTGCATCTGGCGCCGGGTTCGGTGCTGGAGAAGCGGAACGCGGGGCGTGCGCATCCTGTGCCGGCGAAGGTGTTGGCCGCGCAGGTGCGTCGGTTCGACCCGCCGTATCCGGGCGAGGCGCATCGTGCGGTGTACGTCGACATGGTGGGCGAGGACAGTGCGTTCGACGTGCTCGGCTCCTCGGTATGGGAGGGGTGA
- a CDS encoding RNA repair domain-containing protein gives MRTSQEIYHRVRWDARFDASRFVVGVENRGREPKRVPLPSFDPQGDIPWHRVLFFEADGQLVWDRASGVDALDASGAGLAQRTRLLAAPFFEPRTPHAFTDGRWQPYSSAASPSSPVIRPDLQVLTWNTLWDRYDKELVRTAERRPMLLAALRDADVDVIALQEAEPALVKMLLAEEWVRAGWTLGGDPRSSDVAESGLFLLSRLPVVEAGWHALGRYKAVTALVVEGAAGPVVVANTHLSSDHSTDGAGLRREQLAQLADGLGDIASVPVVLVGDFNDDTEAPAARLGMTDAWTQVHGAADDTATFDPTVNPLAAVSSLTGQAKRLDRVLLLGAEASAARLVGDAPDSGGLFVSDHYGISAVVTPQATADPAPAATLPLAAAPIDATPTARTAVAWIPPTSAWEPIQEVRRRLDPQVLRWPPHVNLLFGFIPESEFDAALPLLSKAAATTGAFETQLAEVRHFTHRSDSTLWLHPTGAAWQTLHAALTEAFPTCRTRESYTPHLTLGKVADPTRTPAKIAPTTATVTELALLSRRADGPMQVRAIIELGTGTIRYAKDAAGEDADAHSAATPSAPFGPGGCLLPDTVVPSSATAALAAELAAATRSTSTTPAAASVPGTAAPATDRPAATLTARITEALPEAVIHLVGSRRTATHLPGADLDLVAAVPGAPDIDALERRVARALGGGHRVRQLVAARVPGLRIVTPRLSADLVLAPTGDIPPAEAVARRAELGESIASSLSAVSDAEAILALRPGPHVRVAKAWARARGLDAAPLGGLPGLAWALMAARCGDLTEFFETWAAHDWREPIPTPTAPVRDLTMHLTPAMRDLVTEELYDAWETVTSTRDPLPALLAPPPMHRRHRRWAVLTLTTDGIDQRDVLEGRVRGRARSLLSALDEAGVPDAHAWPRPFHATDTELRSAIGLGRTPPTRDKLAEIAKPWLRGLTGVTLELAANGDVPTLS, from the coding sequence ATGCGGACCAGTCAGGAGATCTATCACCGGGTGCGGTGGGACGCTCGGTTCGACGCGTCGCGGTTCGTGGTGGGGGTGGAGAACCGGGGGCGAGAGCCGAAGCGGGTGCCGCTGCCTTCGTTCGATCCGCAGGGCGATATTCCGTGGCACCGGGTGTTGTTCTTCGAGGCTGACGGTCAGTTGGTGTGGGACCGGGCTTCGGGCGTGGATGCCTTGGACGCGTCCGGGGCTGGGCTGGCGCAGCGGACGCGGTTGTTGGCCGCTCCGTTCTTCGAGCCGCGCACTCCGCATGCTTTTACCGACGGCCGCTGGCAGCCTTACTCTTCCGCTGCCTCTCCGTCCTCTCCGGTTATCCGCCCCGATCTACAGGTCCTTACGTGGAACACGCTGTGGGACCGGTACGACAAGGAGCTCGTCCGGACTGCCGAGCGTCGGCCGATGCTGCTCGCTGCGTTGCGCGACGCGGACGTGGACGTGATCGCGTTGCAGGAGGCCGAGCCCGCGCTGGTGAAGATGCTGCTGGCCGAGGAGTGGGTGCGTGCCGGGTGGACGCTCGGCGGGGATCCTCGGTCTTCGGACGTCGCGGAGAGCGGGTTGTTCCTGCTGAGCCGGCTGCCGGTGGTCGAGGCCGGGTGGCACGCGCTGGGGCGGTACAAGGCGGTCACGGCGTTGGTGGTGGAGGGCGCGGCCGGACCGGTCGTCGTCGCCAATACGCACCTGAGCAGCGACCACTCGACGGACGGCGCGGGGCTGCGGCGGGAGCAACTCGCGCAGCTGGCCGACGGCCTGGGGGACATCGCGTCGGTGCCGGTGGTTCTCGTCGGCGACTTCAACGACGACACCGAGGCGCCGGCCGCGCGGCTCGGGATGACGGACGCGTGGACGCAGGTGCACGGCGCGGCTGATGACACGGCGACGTTCGATCCGACGGTGAACCCGCTGGCGGCGGTGTCGTCGCTGACCGGGCAGGCCAAGCGCCTGGACCGGGTGCTGCTGCTCGGCGCCGAGGCCTCGGCGGCGCGGCTGGTCGGCGATGCTCCGGACTCGGGCGGCTTGTTCGTGTCCGACCACTACGGGATCAGCGCCGTGGTGACGCCCCAGGCCACCGCCGACCCTGCGCCGGCCGCCACCCTCCCCCTCGCCGCGGCGCCGATCGACGCGACGCCAACCGCCCGCACCGCCGTCGCCTGGATCCCTCCGACCTCGGCATGGGAGCCGATCCAGGAGGTCCGCCGCCGCCTGGACCCGCAGGTGCTGCGCTGGCCCCCGCACGTCAACCTCCTGTTCGGCTTCATCCCCGAGTCCGAGTTCGACGCCGCACTCCCCCTGCTCAGCAAGGCCGCAGCCACCACCGGCGCCTTCGAGACGCAGCTGGCCGAAGTCCGCCACTTCACCCACCGCAGCGACAGCACCCTGTGGCTCCACCCCACCGGCGCAGCCTGGCAGACCCTGCACGCCGCGCTCACCGAGGCATTCCCCACCTGCCGCACCCGCGAGTCGTACACACCACACCTGACCCTCGGCAAAGTAGCGGACCCGACACGCACACCAGCCAAGATCGCCCCAACAACAGCCACCGTCACCGAACTCGCCCTCCTCTCCCGCCGCGCCGACGGCCCCATGCAGGTGCGCGCAATCATCGAGCTCGGCACCGGCACGATCCGCTACGCGAAGGACGCGGCCGGCGAGGACGCCGACGCCCACTCAGCCGCCACGCCCTCGGCCCCATTCGGCCCCGGCGGCTGCCTACTCCCGGACACCGTGGTTCCCTCATCCGCCACCGCCGCCCTCGCCGCGGAACTCGCCGCCGCCACTCGCAGCACCAGCACCACTCCGGCCGCCGCATCCGTGCCCGGCACCGCCGCACCCGCCACCGACCGCCCCGCCGCCACCCTCACCGCCCGCATCACCGAAGCCCTCCCCGAGGCCGTCATCCACCTCGTCGGTTCCCGCCGCACCGCCACCCACCTCCCCGGCGCCGACCTGGACCTCGTCGCGGCCGTCCCGGGCGCCCCCGACATCGATGCGCTCGAGCGCCGCGTCGCCCGCGCTCTCGGCGGGGGCCACCGGGTGCGGCAGCTCGTCGCCGCGCGGGTTCCGGGCCTGCGGATCGTCACGCCGCGGCTCAGTGCCGATCTCGTGCTCGCTCCCACTGGCGACATTCCGCCGGCCGAGGCTGTCGCGCGGCGCGCCGAGCTCGGCGAGAGCATCGCCAGTTCGCTGTCCGCCGTGTCTGATGCCGAGGCGATTCTCGCGCTGCGCCCGGGTCCGCACGTGCGGGTCGCCAAGGCCTGGGCTCGGGCCCGGGGCCTCGACGCCGCGCCGCTCGGCGGGTTGCCGGGACTCGCGTGGGCGCTGATGGCGGCCCGCTGCGGCGACCTCACCGAGTTCTTCGAGACCTGGGCCGCGCACGACTGGCGCGAGCCGATTCCCACCCCCACCGCGCCGGTCCGCGACCTCACGATGCACCTGACCCCGGCGATGCGCGACCTGGTAACCGAGGAGCTCTACGACGCGTGGGAGACCGTCACCTCCACCCGCGACCCGCTGCCGGCGCTCCTCGCGCCGCCGCCGATGCACCGGCGCCATCGGCGCTGGGCCGTGCTCACCCTCACGACGGACGGCATCGATCAGCGCGACGTCCTGGAAGGACGCGTCCGAGGCCGTGCCCGCAGCCTCCTGTCAGCCCTCGACGAAGCCGGCGTCCCCGACGCCCACGCCTGGCCGCGTCCCTTCCACGCCACCGACACCGAGCTGCGCTCCGCCATCGGCCTCGGCCGCACCCCGCCGACCCGCGACAAGCTGGCGGAGATCGCCAAGCCGTGGCTGCGGGGGCTGACCGGCGTCACGCTGGAACTCGCGGCGAACGGCGACGTGCCGACCCTGAGCTAG
- a CDS encoding PhzF family phenazine biosynthesis protein, whose translation MSVMAEVHIVRVFTDAHGLFGNNLGVVLDAAHLDAAAGQKLASDLRFSEVVFVDDVEQARLRIFTPAAELPLAGHPLVGTAWLLSRLSGRDVPTLRPQKAAEVPTWAEEGRTWIRGRIDDAPDWGLVEVRDEAAVETLAVPPGPEYRRHQFWAWVDEPQGVMRARVFAADSGVDEDEATGSAAMRQVGALRRPLVIRQGWGSEILARPAQAAGWAEIGGRVAGDGMRTVTVGGTA comes from the coding sequence ATGAGCGTGATGGCCGAGGTCCATATAGTCCGGGTTTTCACCGATGCGCACGGATTGTTCGGCAACAACCTGGGCGTGGTGCTCGACGCTGCCCACCTGGACGCCGCCGCGGGCCAGAAACTGGCCTCCGACCTGCGGTTCAGCGAGGTGGTGTTCGTCGACGACGTCGAACAGGCCCGGTTGCGCATCTTCACCCCGGCGGCGGAGCTGCCGCTGGCGGGGCACCCGCTGGTCGGCACGGCCTGGCTGCTGTCCCGGCTGAGCGGGCGCGACGTGCCGACGCTGCGGCCGCAGAAGGCCGCAGAGGTCCCGACCTGGGCCGAGGAGGGCCGCACGTGGATCCGCGGGCGGATCGACGACGCGCCGGACTGGGGCCTGGTCGAGGTCAGGGACGAGGCTGCGGTGGAGACGCTGGCCGTGCCTCCGGGGCCGGAGTACCGGCGCCACCAGTTCTGGGCGTGGGTCGACGAGCCGCAGGGCGTGATGCGGGCGCGGGTGTTCGCTGCCGACAGCGGGGTCGACGAGGACGAGGCGACCGGGTCCGCGGCGATGCGGCAGGTGGGGGCTTTGCGGCGGCCTTTGGTGATTCGGCAGGGGTGGGGGTCGGAGATCTTGGCCCGGCCGGCTCAGGCCGCGGGGTGGGCTGAGATCGGCGGGCGGGTGGCGGGGGACGGGATGCGGACGGTGACGGTCGGGGGGACGGCTTAG